The nucleotide sequence GAGCATTAGATTATGTGAAggctgatatggccggtttatcGGGTTACCCGGGATTTCACGTCCATAAAACGCTTTGCTTTACAGTGGCCATAAGCCAACAGGTTTAGAGTCTGAAGAAATgctgtaaagctaagcgctttgtGGACATGAAACCCCGGGTAGCCCcataaaccggccatatctatctttatctatatgtAACGTTATATGTAGTGGTTGTTTAAGCAACGAGTTCGTGGATGATAAATGGGTGCTGATGAAGAAGCAAAACCTCCCGAAACGTGGCATATATGCCCATAACCCATTTTTTCATCTTCAATCTCATTGTTTTACACCTGACGTCTCAGGTACGGAATTAGAGCTGGCtaaaatttctatagaaaatctgtagagaagATCTTAACACATGATTTAAGTGCGCTGCCAACACAGCAGTACACGGTATTGACTTACAAAAACGCTTATTGTACTTTGTAGCATGTAATGGTTTCATAACGAAACaccgtatgtgtgtctatatgtatgtgtatcgtaGAAGCGcagtgacccagtggttagggcagcggattcgcggacgtataatcatggtttcgattcccagaccgggcgttgtgagtgtttgggctaaaacacctgaagctccgcGACACTCCGGCAGGGATGGAGGAAAACTCTGCTGTACACCTTCAccgcaattttctctcactctttcttcctattcctGTTGTAACTATATTTCAAAGggttagccttgtcacactgaatctcaccgagaactacgttaagggtacatgtatctgtggagtgctcagtcacttgcacattaattacacgagcaggctgttccgttgatcggatcaactgaaaccctcgtcgtcggactTCTAAAAtataactacatgtatatatacagttatctTTTATGTTgtctgtatgtttctgtatgtctttcaACATACAGACTTTCACTATAATAACAGGTTATTTATTGTTGGGAGAGAAATATTGTaagagtaggtaggtaggtagatagtgttgtcaccatagtaacaATTTTGATTAAAATCTTAGGAATTTTAAGTCCAAGTCTTATCAGTACAAAGCAACTCAGACTTCAAAagagactatatgtatatataatacatacagctgtctttttgattgtttttgtgtgttatttctcACAAAGGTTTATCGTCTCTGACTGTTACTCACTCCCACTCCGTTTGTTGTTTATCTTCCTTATACAAGCTGACCGACTCGAAACTCATTGCATTTTATTAATATGTAATAGATCTTCCtggtttgatgtgtgtgtgtgtgtgtgtgtgtgtgtgtgtgtgtgtgtgtgtgtgtgtgtgtatttatatgtacgtatgtgcacgcgtgtgtgtatggttgaaTTGAAGTCATAAGTATTATTTGTgctaggatcttttccttttgaaggccaacacaatttctagttaactaagcactttaaaacttcgtatactggcagaatgtttcaaaagaaaacattattttcacttggctttcttgataaatttgtaattcgtttgtttaacgtagtttaatttttcgaattttaaccaatgaatcgcctctatttgagctgaaatcatttgctgcgtctaaaaactgagacaacatcctgtaactaaccccaaccctaatttttttttcttaattgttacgcgtgtaaaaaaaactaaagcaatggaaaataatttaatcagttatcatacaaaataattctataatttttatacacacgctttccgtatacgtacggaaaattagggttagggttagggggaggattagggttagttacaggatgttgtctcagtttttagacgtagcaaatgatttcagctcaaatagaggcgattcattggttaaaattcgaaaaattaaactacgttaaacaaacgaattacaaatttatcaagaaagccaagtgaaaataatgttttcttttgaaacattctaccagtatacgaagttttaaagtgtttagttaactagaaattgtgttgaaatctggccttcaaaaggaaaagatcccaaaagtcCATAAAATAAATGACAGGCGAAACAGGTCATACTTAGCTTAACTTTTATTGGATCGTTACCGATTATATTCTCAATTTCTTTGAGTTGAAAGTAGATTACAAATACTGGTCTGTTCGGTGAAGCATCGTCATTATAGTTGTAGAAGGCTTAGTTAATGTGAAAGGAAGTTGATAGCAATAAGGCTCACACGATGCCATTAATGACATgacgaaagagagaggagaggcacTGCCTCTGATATAGCTGGTAAGTAAGAGAGGCGAGTGTTGGCCTCTGACGCAGCCAAGGAAAGAAGAGACGTGTTAGCTCTGCAACAGAAGTcgagtaaaagaggaaaaattcTACTTAGCATTCCGTAATCATGACAATTCCATAACTAAACTGGGTCAATGGCTGTACCCCAGCATATCCCTAGCTATcgagctgaaacaaataaaagggaaaaGGTAACAGCGGATATTTCGTGACTGAAATAATGGTCTTGGCCCAAAATGGTGAGGAAGCTGTTCTCGACCAGTAATACAAGAAAGATTTCGAGCGAAAAGTGAGCTAACTTGTGAAGGTGCCTTAAAGGACGTGCAGAGTACAGGTGTGTCTGGTGCTGTGGTCGTATGTAACTGTTGTGAGCAAATAAGgacgaaaaactgaaagaagatatcAGGGTGTTTTGAACCAGGTAAACTTATTCTATGAACAACGTGACCAGTGAAAGTGGAAGAAGTGGCTGGACGCGAGGGCGCAtggtttctcttctttttatgtGATAATGCCAAGATCGGTGTTAACAGCTTTGGTCAAGGTCAGCTAAGAAGCGAGTTCAATGCAGTATAGGGTGAAGTGACGCAGTATCAGCGAATTAGAGCTGAGTTGATACAGACATAGAAACAAATTGCTGAATATACATATAGTAGGGTGCATGCGTGTATttggatgtatgcgtgtatgcataaacATTGTTTATgccaaaaagcaaaaaacaaataacCTTAGAAAATTGTAAGCATTCATGCGAAAGTCACTGGGGTGTAGTCCATGCATGCGAAATACTTGTTTTGTTGCATTTCGTTGTTTTGTAAAGCTGACCGAGGTTAGTTAGCAGCAGCGAGAATCTTAGGCGACGTATTCGGGAGTGCAGCTACATATTCAAATGGGTTTTAATAGTTTGCCGTATTGCTTGTGTACGTGGCCCAGCTTATACATGGGAATCGCAAATTTTCACCGGATTATTTTCAAATGGGTTGTTTTGCATGCTGACGACGAAAataacattcatttttttctggAAATTAATATTAAAGAATTTACATCAATGTTGAAAATTTGAGAAAATTTATGTTATTGATgggcatcattttttttttcatattaaattccgatacCACCTACAgggtatttatagaaaattctatccaaaaatatctatttttctgaaagttatgaggaaacgaaGTTCGAAGTAGGAAgcatatttgcgtatgtatgtatatatatatatatataagtagtatcGAAAGTTTCTGTAGAAAGTCAGTGCTTGGAATGAACgtatgtagcgtgtgatcgtcgcattagacatgacagagaaagttgtcatggtgataccggctcagaggcctacgcaaagttgcaaaAAGTGTAATGGAAAGGAGTGTATGAACCGCTCACAAGTGTACGAAtgattcagacgtttccaagatggccgaaaaaatgtcgctatagacccgcaaccagcagaactgagaaaacaatgcagctgtgaggggaaatcgtcgaatctgtgagttatcagaggatgtgcagattagttacggttcagttctagtccattatcactgaaaattTAGGATGTTATTATAGTATGCGATCCACCACGGTGCCAAACAGGGTTATCTACCTTATCTTTCAGATATTCTAGAGATAAAATACTTGAGATATTtcagatcattttttttttttttttttttcaaaatcatagTTTTAGCAACTAACCATGATCACTCAATGGCCTGAGCGTGTGCTCCAGTCACTGGATCCACATAATGTCATTGATGGTTCGCTGTCAGATGGTGGTAACCTATggcatttaaattattataagcGGGCCACTCATCTGAATGAATTAGTgaacatttttcattctttttcaataATTAGTATCAGACTGTTCCACACAGAAGTATCGACAGTCTGCGACCAAAAACCTACGGCCCATTAATTCTACGTCTATGGTTCCAGTTGTGTAGTTGTTCCGCATTACTGTCTTCGAAGAGAGGAGCGTTGTCGCTATTCAGCATTCTTCCTCAATTGTATTTTCCTCGACCAGCAAATCTTGTTTCTTCCATCTGAATGGAGTTATCGTTTGTTTCAACCATCTGCCCTCGTCATTCATGATAAACTATGACTCCACACACCCCACGGCACATACTGTACCAGTCATTTATGTTTTTAGATTTTACTGTTAGAGTCACTCCTATGGTCATGGGTAGATCcatgacaaagaaaaatattagttcTAAATTCTCACTGAGACTCAACTTGAAGTTTAATTTGTTAATGTCCGTATAATGGAAAACATTGGTTTCCTTTACTAACTAAACATGTAAGGTAGATAACCCTGGCTATACTGTTTGACAACGTGGTAGACTGCATACTATTAGCATAAGATTTGattatgagacgcgtgtctgccaagttggtgccaaaactgctttcagctgaccaaaaagacattcAGGTTTCATTTGCACAAAATGTTGATTGTATCGAAAAcgatgaaaactttgcgtaggcctctgagcaggtatcgccatacttttggcaaaatttgatgcagattctttgctcaactttctgtcatagccaatgcgatgatcacacgctacacaccttccttccaagcactgctgtagacAGCGAAAGttagctagaatgttaaaacttagtgcgcatgcatagcagagttcaaggttaatTAGTGCcaacagttcggatacttattgatgaGACCATGTATATAGTCAATAGAGATGACTAGTTAATAGTGTACCGGCAGTTTGGGTTACCTCAGGTTTCgaaatacatatttgtaaacaacTGTTTAATACCCTCCCTCCTGAAAATTTGCTGCACCAGATaactgtgtgtacgtgtacataagTGCATTCGAGTGTgaacgcgtatatacatatgcatgttcatTCAAGAATGAAAGTAgttgaagggagataactcaagCTACTGTTTCTAATACTTCAAAGATTTGTAATGCAAGCTGTTCCATGCTAATGAGATGTAACCGAGAATATATTTGGTAAAAATTTTATCTAAACATGAGTTCATTAATCCTCTAAGCGGTTGTTGCTTTGCCTCAAATCTGCTTCAAGTGAGCAGACTTATGAAttaccatcccatcttttattttcCCTCAATCATTGAGTATCCAGGTCTACACTAACAAATGTTCTGTTTAAAAGATAACGTAATATACTTGAGATTTGAAAGATAAATGACGACTCTTTTTAGCAGGTAAACAACGTTATATCTCGTTTGTTCAAAGATATGATAAAGCGAagttaattgaaaaagaaaaacgatatcGCTGACACTGGTTCAATTATTTTGGACACAAAGCATTGATAATAGATCTAATAGTGCTTCGTgtcggaaatattttttaaatacaatttttctTGTGTAGTGATAAATATGGCAGAAATGCATTATAGCCTCCATTTAAGGCATAAGCGATCCTGGCCAGCGATATACGGTTGCAGATATTCGGATTGTCGGGTTATTAGAAAGTGGTTCGATGGCTGCAAGCTGGTAAATTTCCTACTACACCAGACAAGCTCTGTTTGGTagtatttcgcccatctttacgttctcagttcaaattctgccgaggtcagctttgtcctTCATTCTTGGGCGGGGAGgggatagaataagaactggtcAAATACTTGagtcaaaatttcaagccttgaaaAAGAAAGGATATTAAGTAAGGATTAATAGGAAGTGGTTTGAAAGctatgagctggtagaatcattagcacactgcaCAAGCAAGGTATAAAAGTTTAGCCAATCAAGCTTAGGGCTTTAATTCCAAGATgttcagcagcatttcatccatctttaagtaccaagttcaaattctgctatggttgACTTTACTGTATGAAAACCAAGACCACTTTCAAACCTGCAACAGTATATCGCTGAGGCTGGCCAGGATCGCTTATGCCTGAAATAGAGGCAATAATGCATCTTGGGGGTCAACCAGCACTGAGGCTGAATCAGTTCTGTTCAGCTTTCACTTTTCCAGTccttcaattttgttccaattgatttcaaatGTGGTACTGATGTTTGTAtggtaattatgaaaatgaaactcATCTTTGcttcaaattaattaaaaagcCTAATGActgtttgcaaattttgggtaattttagtcaATTGAAAGCCACAAATAACAGGGCATAAATATGCTCCTCTGCTGCAGAAACTGCAGGACGCCATCAAAGCAGGTGTGGCATGCTGCCTTGGAAGAGTCCATCTACAAGACAATGCCCCAGTTCATTATACACATTGCCCAGATGAGAGACTGGTTATGAAATCTTTCCTCACCCACCTGACTTCCCACTGTCTCCAACCATGAAGTCTCTTTTGAAGGGAAAGCACTCTTCTGATAATGAGCATATTTCCAAGTTAAAATCTTGGCTCCAGACAAGTTCTTCGTAACTGCATAAAGCAATGAGAGAAGTGTATCACCATCGGTGATGGCTATGTAGAATGACTAATAATTATGCTAAGTTTCATTTACCCCAATCCTTGACAAGGACGGAAatctttaactctttcattaccaccccagttctgagtacaaatgtcttgtttttataagtttttaattaaaatcttccaaaccttagtcacaatttgttcctaacactagctgaatgattaagttattttactaaattctttgttatatttgaactgaaagaaacagtgcatctcaaaataaatacaacaaaaggGCTAATGAATACCCCTTGTATGCATTAACCTTTTTGACTGCCAAATAAAATTTTCTAAAGTCATTCCTGTAATGTAaattattcacaaaaaaaaattccaCTTTTGCAATACATTTTCAGTATCTCCTAAATGTTGTTTTCCTACCCACCAGTATAAGTATTTGATTCTTGTTATTTGAtgcgaaaaaattaaaatatgaaaaattgtcTTTTGTGAAGTGTGGATGGGTCTCCACCTCTCACagcagttttcttttctttcctaaaTTTTAGAGTAAAACCCAATTTctcaattaacataaaattttctgAATTTGTCCACTGTTAAAAggattaacaaaaataaaattatccaGCTTGATATGTCACTGAAGGAAGGTGTAATTGCCCATGACATCAGAAAAAgtaaacagtcaaatcattaagTATGATCAGACTAAGTAAAACATAAGCTCACTTATTTGCTTGTTTATGCACTAAATACTTATTCAGCTTTGAAGCTGCAATGTGAAGGTTTCTTTAACACATTCCACATAGTTGCAAGTTGGGGAAacacttgagtggtactttatcgATGTGGTGAAGCCAAAGCAtttgacccggtcataaaaacaaaaaagaaagtagtgtaataggtgtaaaacaacttccactaaatgaatatgacaaaaaaaatgcgcaGCAGGTTTAATGCTTTCCACAAATAGGAATCTAGAGGTATTGCTTTAAAAAATTGGCACAAATGCCTGGGCAAACCACCAATCCTCAATCTATCATCTGAGTGTGCACCAAAGTGTTTGTAGGATCTACAAAATTTTCGCTGTGGTTGACCCGTAAGTGGGTATACCCAAGATTTCCCAGAGAATTATATGCAGCCCAAGAATCGCTATATACTATGGACCCTTAGCATATATAGAGGGATCAGTGTGGCAGCATCTTGCCTTTCATCTCGTTCTATCCCACTGAAAAGCCAGATAGTTTTTATAAGTCTTCTACAATTATATTTTCTCCTTACAATAACCGACTCAATTTCCACTTTGACCCCTGGTCCAGATTTAATCCTGGGGATTTTCTACCCAATGCTGACAAACCTCCTAACAGAAGGATGGTCAATCAACTGAGGTCAGATATGAAATCCTCAAATTCTCCATGACTAATGCATGTGACCAACAGTCTGTGAGAAAGTAGTTCACAAACAAAAGAACTTTACAGGGTGGTACCTGGCTCCACTCTAAAAAGGTGTTATAGTACAGGGATACAGAATATCCAATCAGTGGGCCAAGCTAAATGACATGTAAGGCAATCTACAGTACAGAACATTAGTGCCTGTCATTATTAAATTGGCGAATTCCATCTTGTAATGTCAATTCACATGAAttactgtcttctgctatagccccaggccgaccaatgccttgtgagtggatttggtagacagaaactgaaaggggtgtgtgtgtgtgcgtgtgcgcgcgcgtgtttgtgtttgtccccctagcatggcttgacaaccgatggtgtgcttacatcccagtcatttagcggttcggcaaaagagaccgatagaataagtactgggcttacaaagaataagtcccagggtcgatttgctcgactaaaggcagtgctccagcatggccgcagtcaaatgactgaaacaagtaaaagagtaaaaagagagtggGGAAGGGTTGTTCACATTTCGAACCCTTTGTTGTAATACCATGATCTTATTTCAGACTTAAAACGATAGTTATGGTTTTAAAAAGAATAGCatcaaaaatttaattcttttcttttccacaaGAAAGCAGTTTTCTTGATTgccttttttttcatttcgaaTAAAATTCAACACAGCAACTTATTTCACCCTTTTCCCTGaagctttaaaatatttgttttgaagaCACTACAATTTTAACAGCTATAATGTTCAGCATATCATTGGTTACTGTGTGAAAATTTGATCTTTTTTCATGAACCTGCTCTGTAATTCAGTGTGGTAGCATGCGTTTGTGTCTAAATATTTCCTGTCTTTGAAACCATGGCAAACCCCTGACAAAAACTGCATCTCTTGTCAGTGAACATGTCTCActttcaaagcgacaaaaatatcgACATTGAAATGTTATTTAAATGTTGCAGTGAACCAaccatttctctgtgtgtgtgtgtgtgtgtgtgtgtgtgtgtgtgtgtgtgtgtgtgtgtgttcttgataattgattagaacaagtagttttacaccaattacactattttctaatttctttccGACCCGGGTCAAACACTATAGGccatggactgaagatgtgaattttccaagtcctctcccccacccgccttcgcgagcgcgcattttttttatgTCATACGTTTAAAGCAAGATGTTTtgcacctattacactatttttttgccTGTTTTTATGACTGGGTCAAACGCTCTAGTTTAACCATCGATGCCACGGGATGAAATGCGAAGTTGATCTTGGTGTATAAAGAACCGGAAAAAACTCAATCCAACACTAATAATTCTAATTCACTTTCCTGACATTTGTCATTGAAATGGCTACATAAAGAAaacaatggtaaaaaaaaaatgaaaatgcgcGGTCTCAAATTTGCTTGCATCTTTTTGCTATATCCCCCCCTCTCCCATGAGTTAGGTGACACTTAACCAGCAATGTTGGTTCCTCCTCTTCGCCAGTTTTGCTCCTTAACAGTAAGTCATGTCCCTTCACTTGCTTTCCAAACACagcttcaatcccactgcatagaacCTTCCTTTCATGAACCCAacccttgcaagtgaatttggccAGTTGAAAAGTTTCATGTCATGCATGActccatcttgaaaattgcaaggtagttgtaaatgagcaccacTGTTCTATAAGCAACGTTCCCACTCTAATGAGAAAAAATAGCATTTACTTGAAAATATGACAGGATAGACATCCActcagaaaacctgcctcaattcTCATCCAACTCATGAAAGCATGTACTAAGTACACATTAAGGCAATGCAGGTCAAAATCATGTTACGTCAAATATCCACAAAGCAAAAGGCTGCCAAACCCTTCTGCAGATATGAAGATCTATAAGAAATAGAAACGGTTTATCTATTTCCATAAcacaatcaaaagaaaaagaaaaaacatgtcTAATGTCACTTTTTTTATTACAGACTCTTCAAACACTTTATGCAGCCTCCTCCTTAAGACGATCCTTTTTGAGTGGACCctgtaaaagaaaatgtatttttgtaaatataatgtaaaatactGTTCATTTTGtataataaacagtaaaatgaaCATGTATCAGCCATTGGCGTCAGAGTAATGGTAAATATCACACTCTAAGCATTTAGACTGAGCTTTAATATTCGAGACTCACAGCACCAAGAAATTACCGACAAACAGCTCAGTGACTCTTGAGCTCGGAAAAAATATCAGACTGACTGCAACACTTGATAGTGCATATTTAAATTACAATTCAAATAAGGAACTTTACACAAACATcttcacatacagacatatcaaCTTTAACCAGATTTCAATTCATCACAAGAACAATAAAACACTTACCATAAAGTTTCTCTTTTCAGCCAATGTTTGGAAGCGACCATTTCCAAATTTACTGGCAGTATCAATAAACTTCAATGTTATCTTCTCCAGAGCCTTACGCTTGAAGTGAGTCAGGAgagactaaaaagaaaaagaaaaaaaaaatcgaattaCAAAATGTTGATGGCTGCCTGGTTTAGAAGCTTGGTTACAAACCATGTCTTTTGGTTTAAATGCAAACTGTATGACACGTCTGTACAATTTATATGTGGTAGAAgcatacaaaaaggaaaaaataccaGCAAAATATAGACTAAGCTACAACCTCCAGTATAAACTGGTAAAGATCACAAAGAAACACTACAAATACATTCTTTCCATACATGTTCTTGCTGGATCGTCCAatcgatgccagcatggaagagacGTTGAAACAATTATTGTTTATGCACTAAATACCTTGGCAGGTATTTAGTGCATAAACAAGCAAATAAGTGAGCTTATGTTTTACTAAGTCTGATCATACTTAggaaatttcatatattttataagtttctGTGTGATCTCATTTTGTGTAGAACATTTAATTTTAATGGAATTCAGGATATTTACCTTACGCATAGTAAGAATCCTTTTTCTGGGTCCCATAACACAGCCTTTTAACATCAGGAAATCTTGATTCACTTTACCATAGTGAGGGAAGCCACCGACAGGAGTGATGGATTTGTCAGTTGGATCATATTCAGTAGCAGCATTGTTTTTAACTACTTTACCTTCATGGGTGTGAATACCACGACCAACACGATAGATTTTTTTGTTGATCTCAGTACGATGATGATAACCTTTTTGACCAGCTCTTGCTACAGAATACTGGACTCTGCTAGGATGCCAAGCACCAATACAAGCAACTTTTCGCAATCCTTTGTGAGTTTTCCTGGGCAGCTTTTTGGTATGCCAACGAGAAGTAACACCTGaaaagataaatttaaatttttggcACTGTCATGCTTTTAGTTGTCAGGAGGAAAGTAGAAAAAGTGTGACATCCACCTTCGtttctttccgtagaatttatcaaaacgcatgtaaatttatcaaattaaaaaacaaaaatttatcaaaaacgCGTGTAAAcatatcaaattaataaacgcaaattatttagaatgtaaaaatattattttcaacagagaatttatcaaaataaaacaaatgaagcttgaagttaagttttaaaataaatatgatacTTATGCTCTGTAGATACTTATACTCTCTAAGGTCTCAAACACATGGATATAGCTGTCGAATTTACTCCAATAACTTTccgaatatatcaaaatatatcaacataACGCCACATGAATTCGATGAGATGGGTCTGAAGTAAATTTCGAGctgttccattttctcttttgttacaATTCTTCACATGCATCCATAAACATTCTAAATGGTTGGTTGTGGCAAATGTTACcggatcaacaaaatttattgaatgaTTCACGGTCAAATGCCTGTGTCCTAGCTGATTGAGCGTATTGTACGAACGCGAAAGGTCAGAAATTATGGTTGTACCAGGCAATATACGGTCTTGTATAATTTGTAAAAGAGTGTCCGCTCTTCCAATGCCACTAAAAAACATCTGGTATCTCTTTCTAAAGCGCCAAATACCCACTGCGTTTTAACCCGATGGCCAACATATTTTCTTCTAACAAACACGCTCTCGTCTATCTCTACAATTCAGTTCGGCCCTCCGAGCTTAATGTTTTGTGCAACATAATTTTCTGCACATATATCACGGCAAAAATTCCTCCAATCTGTTACGGCTACATTTGCTATATAACATTCCTGTCCTATTCCCTTTGCTAAATCTTTTGCCcaatacaatatatctataatttgttgacacttcaatttactattttctaaaaatgttcCTTTTCTAATTGGAACTGTTTTTCTACAAGGCCTTCCACATGACCATATTACTTCATCCGACAAATTTTTTTTCGCTATTTCACTCATGCTACCTCCACACGATATACATATTTTCTGGGTATTCAAAAGTCCATGTCTCCTAAGACAATGCTATctgctgtatttatttataaaatgtatttattcataaactttaaactgaacttgttttataaacctagcgtggtggtacgtaaataaacggcgtaaattaacgaaggtataaacctgacgCAAATACACAATTGACGTCCGACGTCagatttttctactttcacttctgacaactAAAGGCATGACAGTGCCAAATTTTTCCTTGAGTATATTAGAAATTACATAAGAAAGCCATCAGATACAAGTGGCAACACCCCCTCCGCACAACGTAAATAATACTAGTTTTCCAGTAAAACCTACTCACCTTTCATACCCTTGCCACGGGTCACACCAATTACATCAATTAATTCATCTTGCTGGAAGACATCAGCAATGGATATTGGCTTCTCCAAATTGGCTCTAGCCCACTTCACCTTATC is from Octopus sinensis linkage group LG7, ASM634580v1, whole genome shotgun sequence and encodes:
- the LOC115213898 gene encoding 60S ribosomal protein L3 isoform X1, with the protein product MSHRKFSAPRHGSKGFLPKKRSQRHKGKIKAFPKDDPKKPVHLTAFMGYKAGMTHIVREVDRPGSKVNKKEVLEGVTIIECPPVVCIGVTGYIDTPRGPRAFKSIFAEHLGEECRRRFYKNWSRSKRKAYTKYAKKYQDAAGKKSIEKDYQKLIRYCNTIRIIVHTQIRQLRKRTKKAHICEIQLNGGTTEDKVKWARANLEKPISIADVFQQDELIDVIGVTRGKGMKGVTSRWHTKKLPRKTHKGLRKVACIGAWHPSRVQYSVARAGQKGYHHRTEINKKIYRVGRGIHTHEGKVVKNNAATEYDPTDKSITPVGGFPHYGKVNQDFLMLKGCVMGPRKRILTMRKSLLTHFKRKALEKITLKFIDTASKFGNGRFQTLAEKRNFMGPLKKDRLKEEAA